In one Sphingomonas hankookensis genomic region, the following are encoded:
- a CDS encoding chemotaxis protein CheW translates to MQPDEQRQAGGLVPWNSDRQLEVLVFDLGGQSFALEAVLVREILDMMPETRVPGAPDLVGHVINFRGRIIPLADLHLAFGMRVPETTKDSRIVVIEAELGGEPTILGLRTDKVHEVATFSAAHSEDAPVVGLRWRREHVRTLIRHGDDDIVVLPDLNAIFQSITRGDVAGTSIH, encoded by the coding sequence GTGCAGCCGGATGAACAACGCCAGGCGGGGGGCCTGGTCCCGTGGAACAGCGACCGCCAGCTCGAGGTGCTGGTTTTCGACTTGGGGGGTCAAAGCTTCGCGCTCGAGGCGGTGCTGGTCCGCGAAATCCTCGACATGATGCCCGAAACGCGGGTGCCCGGCGCACCCGATCTGGTCGGCCATGTCATCAACTTTCGCGGGCGGATCATTCCGCTGGCCGACCTGCACCTCGCCTTCGGGATGCGCGTGCCGGAAACGACCAAGGACAGCCGCATCGTCGTGATCGAGGCGGAGCTCGGCGGCGAGCCGACCATCCTCGGCCTGCGCACCGACAAGGTGCACGAGGTCGCGACCTTTTCGGCCGCCCATAGCGAGGACGCGCCGGTCGTCGGCCTGCGCTGGCGCCGCGAACATGTCCGCACGCTGATCCGGCATGGCGACGACGATATCGTCGTCCTGCCCGACCTGAATGCGATTTTCCAATCGATCACGCGCGGCGACGTCGCGGGGACGTCGATCCACTAA
- a CDS encoding chemotaxis protein CheW yields MTDKTPMQVVTFGLGEEVFAVPVTMVREILDYRPAFRVPNGPAWMLGITDVRGQGVPMIDLRMRLGLSAVEPTLATRVLIVDVILADRMLSLGLVVDRVIAVATFERERLEAAPDIGLRWRSDYIAGVVREADGFVVIIDAAQVFSNDDGAIATLATAA; encoded by the coding sequence ATGACCGACAAGACGCCGATGCAGGTCGTGACCTTCGGCCTGGGTGAGGAAGTGTTCGCGGTTCCGGTGACCATGGTCCGCGAAATCCTCGACTATCGCCCCGCCTTTCGCGTGCCGAACGGCCCGGCCTGGATGCTCGGCATCACCGATGTCCGGGGACAGGGTGTGCCGATGATCGACCTGCGGATGCGGCTGGGGCTCAGCGCGGTCGAACCGACGCTGGCGACCCGGGTGCTGATCGTCGACGTGATACTGGCCGACCGGATGCTGTCGCTGGGCCTGGTGGTCGACCGGGTGATCGCGGTCGCGACCTTCGAACGCGAACGGCTCGAAGCCGCGCCGGACATCGGGCTGCGCTGGCGGTCCGACTATATTGCCGGCGTCGTCCGTGAAGCCGATGGCTTCGTCGTCATCATCGACGCAGCGCAGGTCTTCTCCAACGACGACGGCGCGATCGCGACCCTCGCCACCGCCGCCTGA
- a CDS encoding STAS domain-containing protein, with amino-acid sequence MPSIATVAEELRAQPLGGEVVLDASALTAPDLSVVQLLLSLRAEARSQGGDVRLSAPAGEALTALLHRGGFTDAMSPDDNAFWFHGVPLQ; translated from the coding sequence ATGCCATCGATTGCAACGGTGGCCGAGGAACTGCGTGCGCAGCCGCTCGGCGGTGAGGTCGTGCTCGACGCATCGGCCCTGACCGCGCCCGACCTCAGCGTCGTCCAACTCCTTCTCAGCCTTCGTGCCGAAGCCAGGTCGCAGGGCGGCGATGTCCGCCTGTCCGCGCCGGCCGGCGAGGCGCTGACCGCCCTTCTCCATCGCGGCGGCTTCACCGACGCGATGAGCCCCGACGACAACGCCTTCTGGTTCCACGGAGTCCCGCTGCAATGA
- the gltX gene encoding glutamate--tRNA ligase, with translation MGHHVHPKSWGYPRLGATNSATPVVTRFAPSPTGFLHIGGARTALFNWLYARRHGGRFLLRIEDTDRVRSTEPAIEAILDGIRWLGLDWDGDAVFQFARADRHAAVAHQLLDAGRAYRCYATPEELTALREEQRAAGKPIRYDGRWRDRAPEDAPEGAPFVIRLKAPKEGAVTIADQVQGDVTVANAELDDFVLLRSDGTPTYMLAVVVDDHDMGVTHIIRGDDHLNNAFRQLALIRAMDAVEGGWPDPVYAHVPLIHGADGAKLSKRHGALGVDAYRDELGVLPEALNNYLLRLGWGHGDEEIISRERATEVFDLSGVGRSPSRFDTKKLMNLNGHYIREADDARLTDLVAQRLPDGIDRDLLQRAMPVLKVRAADLNELAANAAFFFRSRPLAMDESATALLTPDARAILTQLHAKLDALAAWDTETIEAAVREVAEAAGLKLGAAAQPLRAALTGSRTSPGIFDVLALLGRTESLGRIEDQMAKPAA, from the coding sequence ATGGGCCATCATGTTCACCCGAAGTCTTGGGGGTATCCGCGCTTGGGCGCAACCAATTCCGCGACGCCTGTCGTCACCCGTTTCGCACCGTCGCCGACGGGATTCCTGCACATCGGCGGCGCGCGCACCGCGCTGTTCAACTGGCTCTATGCCCGTCGCCATGGCGGCCGGTTCCTGCTGCGGATCGAGGATACCGACCGTGTCCGCTCGACCGAACCGGCGATCGAGGCGATCCTCGACGGGATTCGCTGGCTCGGCCTCGACTGGGACGGCGACGCCGTGTTCCAGTTCGCCCGCGCCGACCGCCATGCTGCCGTCGCGCATCAGCTGCTCGACGCCGGCCGTGCCTATCGCTGCTATGCGACGCCCGAAGAGTTGACCGCGCTGCGCGAGGAACAGCGCGCCGCCGGCAAGCCGATCCGCTATGACGGCCGCTGGCGCGACCGCGCGCCCGAGGATGCGCCGGAAGGTGCCCCGTTCGTCATCCGGCTGAAGGCGCCGAAGGAAGGCGCGGTCACGATTGCGGACCAGGTGCAGGGCGACGTGACCGTCGCCAATGCCGAACTGGATGATTTCGTGCTGCTGCGCTCCGATGGCACGCCGACCTATATGCTGGCGGTCGTCGTCGACGATCACGACATGGGCGTGACGCACATCATTCGTGGCGACGATCACCTCAACAACGCCTTTCGTCAGCTTGCGCTGATCCGCGCGATGGACGCGGTCGAGGGCGGCTGGCCCGATCCCGTCTATGCGCATGTTCCGCTGATCCATGGTGCGGACGGCGCGAAGCTGTCGAAGCGGCATGGCGCGCTGGGGGTCGATGCCTATCGCGACGAGCTGGGCGTCCTGCCCGAAGCGCTGAACAACTATCTGCTGCGCCTCGGCTGGGGGCACGGCGATGAAGAGATCATCAGCCGCGAACGCGCGACCGAGGTGTTCGACCTGTCGGGCGTGGGCCGCTCGCCGTCGCGCTTCGATACCAAGAAGCTGATGAACCTGAACGGCCACTATATCCGCGAGGCCGACGATGCCCGGTTGACCGATCTGGTCGCGCAGCGCCTGCCCGACGGGATCGACCGCGATCTGCTGCAACGCGCCATGCCGGTGCTCAAGGTCCGGGCGGCCGACCTGAACGAACTGGCGGCCAATGCCGCCTTCTTCTTCCGGTCGCGACCGCTGGCCATGGACGAGAGTGCCACCGCGTTGCTGACGCCGGACGCACGCGCGATCCTTACGCAGTTGCACGCCAAGCTTGACGCACTCGCAGCATGGGATACGGAGACGATCGAAGCTGCGGTACGCGAAGTCGCCGAGGCAGCGGGGTTGAAGCTGGGTGCCGCCGCGCAACCGCTTCGCGCCGCGCTGACGGGTTCGCGCACATCGCCGGGGATCTTCGACGTGCTCGCCCTGCTGGGCCGCACCGAAAGCCTCGGCCGCATCGAAGACCAGATGGCCAAACCGGCCGCATAA
- a CDS encoding response regulator → MTASILAVDDSASLRMAIRIALTGAGYTVTEAGDGVEGLAKATSTKFDMIVTDLNMPNMDGLSMIRELRKQPAQAGVPIIFLTTESDPEMKNQAKAAGATGWLVKPFVPDQLVKVARKVLGR, encoded by the coding sequence ATGACTGCTTCCATTCTCGCCGTTGATGATTCCGCCAGCCTGCGCATGGCGATCCGCATCGCCCTGACCGGCGCGGGCTATACCGTGACCGAAGCCGGAGACGGCGTGGAGGGTCTGGCCAAGGCCACGTCGACCAAGTTCGACATGATCGTGACCGACCTGAACATGCCGAACATGGACGGACTGTCGATGATCCGCGAACTGCGCAAGCAGCCGGCGCAGGCCGGCGTGCCGATCATCTTCCTGACCACCGAATCCGATCCGGAAATGAAGAACCAGGCAAAGGCCGCCGGCGCGACCGGCTGGCTGGTCAAGCCGTTCGTTCCGGATCAGCTGGTGAAGGTCGCGCGCAAGGTCCTTGGCCGGTGA
- a CDS encoding chemotaxis protein CheA, which translates to MSGDDPIAAFRVEAGEVLDQVEQGLLDLGHDLGNADLVNAVFRGLHTLKGSGAMFGFDALAGFTHHCETAFDRVRKGQVPATAGLVAVILSAQDHMRALVDGDAPKAEGDAILARLQAAIDEASGVTSAAAPTAARTGWTVSFKLPVDAMANGTNPLMLLDELRELGDCTVVARTDAIPPPSQLVPTECHVGWDVTLIGDIKRDDIEDVFIFVMDDMDLTIEPLAVEGEEAPIAETPAVVEEPVVAMAATASADGPAARSTAKAEESVRVPAGRLDALMDRVGELVIAQSRLSQLADHGQDLVLRSVSEEIERLAGELRETMMVLRMVPVGSLFSRFRRLIHDLSRDTGKTIEFETEGEATEVDKTVIERLFDPMVHLIRNSCDHGLETPEDRAAVGKPAAGTVRLAAHQAGGEVVITIRDDGRGINRARVRAKAEANGLIQPDQALTDHELLQMIFAPGFSTAATVTNLSGRGVGMDVVKRTIEGLRGSIDVQSTEGEGSLIALRIPLTLAIIDGLLVRVGTGRYVIPLTAVEECIELSLEDDMRHRGRSLITLREKLVPFLRLRELFATDTRPDPFQKIVVVATPMGRVGLVVDQIIGNHQTVIKPMSALHRDATTFAGATILGDGEVALILDIAQLIALGQPREETLRAAG; encoded by the coding sequence GTGAGCGGCGACGATCCGATCGCCGCCTTCCGCGTGGAGGCGGGCGAGGTGCTGGATCAGGTCGAACAGGGGCTGCTCGACCTCGGGCACGACCTTGGCAATGCCGATCTGGTCAACGCCGTCTTCCGCGGGCTGCACACGCTGAAGGGCTCGGGCGCGATGTTCGGCTTCGATGCACTCGCCGGCTTCACCCATCACTGCGAAACCGCCTTCGACCGCGTGCGCAAGGGGCAGGTTCCGGCGACCGCCGGGCTGGTCGCGGTCATCCTGTCGGCGCAGGACCATATGCGTGCGCTGGTCGACGGTGACGCCCCCAAGGCGGAAGGCGACGCGATCCTCGCCCGCTTGCAGGCGGCGATCGACGAGGCATCGGGCGTCACTTCCGCTGCCGCCCCGACGGCTGCCCGCACCGGCTGGACCGTGTCGTTCAAGCTGCCGGTCGACGCCATGGCCAACGGCACCAATCCGCTGATGCTGCTCGACGAATTGCGCGAGCTGGGCGACTGCACCGTCGTCGCGCGGACCGACGCCATCCCGCCGCCGTCGCAGCTGGTCCCCACCGAATGCCATGTCGGCTGGGACGTCACGCTGATCGGCGACATCAAGCGCGACGATATCGAGGACGTGTTCATCTTCGTGATGGACGACATGGACCTGACCATCGAACCGCTGGCGGTCGAGGGTGAGGAAGCGCCCATCGCCGAAACACCGGCCGTCGTCGAAGAACCCGTCGTCGCCATGGCCGCCACCGCCAGTGCCGACGGCCCCGCCGCCCGCTCGACCGCCAAGGCCGAGGAAAGCGTCCGCGTCCCCGCCGGCCGTCTCGACGCGCTGATGGACCGCGTCGGCGAACTGGTGATCGCGCAGAGCCGCCTCTCGCAGCTTGCCGACCATGGACAGGACCTCGTGCTGCGCTCGGTCTCCGAGGAGATCGAGCGGCTGGCCGGCGAACTGCGCGAAACCATGATGGTGCTGCGCATGGTCCCGGTCGGATCGCTGTTCTCGCGCTTCCGCCGCCTGATCCACGACCTGTCGCGCGATACCGGCAAGACGATCGAGTTCGAGACCGAAGGCGAAGCGACCGAGGTCGACAAGACCGTGATCGAACGCCTGTTCGACCCGATGGTCCACCTGATCCGCAACAGCTGCGACCACGGCCTCGAAACGCCCGAGGACCGCGCCGCCGTCGGCAAGCCCGCCGCCGGCACCGTCCGCCTCGCCGCGCATCAGGCCGGAGGTGAGGTCGTCATCACCATCCGCGACGACGGCCGGGGCATCAACCGCGCCCGCGTCCGTGCGAAGGCGGAAGCGAACGGCCTGATCCAGCCCGACCAGGCGCTCACCGACCACGAACTGCTCCAGATGATCTTCGCGCCCGGTTTCTCGACCGCCGCGACCGTCACCAACCTGTCGGGCCGCGGCGTCGGCATGGACGTGGTGAAGCGCACGATCGAAGGGTTGCGCGGATCGATCGACGTCCAGTCGACCGAAGGCGAAGGATCGCTGATCGCGCTGCGCATTCCGCTGACGCTGGCGATCATCGACGGCCTGCTCGTGCGGGTCGGCACCGGCCGCTACGTCATCCCGCTGACCGCGGTCGAGGAGTGCATCGAGCTGTCGCTGGAAGACGACATGCGCCATCGCGGCCGCAGCCTCATCACGCTGCGCGAAAAGCTGGTGCCGTTCCTGCGCCTGCGCGAACTGTTCGCGACCGACACCCGGCCGGACCCGTTCCAGAAGATCGTGGTCGTCGCCACGCCGATGGGCCGCGTCGGGCTGGTCGTCGACCAGATCATCGGCAACCACCAGACGGTGATCAAGCCGATGTCGGCGCTTCACCGCGACGCCACCACCTTTGCCGGCGCAACGATCCTCGGCGATGGCGAGGTCGCGCTGATCCTCGACATCGCCCAGCTCATCGCGCTCGGCCAGCCTCGTGAGGAGACGCTGCGTGCAGCCGGATGA
- a CDS encoding methyl-accepting chemotaxis protein codes for MRATIKVKLAATFAAVIILLAVVIGVGINKMSTLNTAISDVIAGPARQSLTAQQIDTEQSQALADQQSLILNTDASRMQGYYDAVVAGEGRVDKLIAEGQSLASESGKPYWVEVAKSWTELKPVFDRIRDMGKANQNEEATRLSNEVQVPLLKKMNASVDRLTDFQSANMKEADEATNVLYAESRMVLVVTGIIAFVIAVLGAVWISLTVSRGLKRITVALDAVAIGDLDNEVTVTSNDEIKDLVDTVNRMTGSLRKSATLADTIAQGDLTVSHTPLSDKDKLGHALVTMVERLRNVVGDASGAADNVAAGSQQLSASSEQVSQGATEQAAAAEEASASMEEMAANIKQNADNAAQTEKIARQSSKDAEASGVAVDRAVGAMRVIAEKIGIVQEIARQTDLLALNAAVEAARAGEHGRGFAVVASEVRKLAERSQTAAAEISAVSGDTVQAAAQAGEMLTKLVPDIRRTAELVAEISAACREQDIGAAQINQALQQLDTVTQQNASASEQITSTSEELAGQANELQQSIAFFRVEHAHGNRRPAATRKPAAPRAKAPAASRAKPNSVADQQARARGFALDLTQGGPDSDDAAFGEAA; via the coding sequence ATGCGTGCAACGATCAAGGTTAAATTGGCCGCCACCTTTGCTGCCGTCATCATACTGCTCGCCGTCGTCATCGGCGTCGGCATCAACAAGATGAGCACACTGAACACCGCGATCAGCGATGTTATCGCCGGTCCGGCGCGCCAGTCGCTGACGGCGCAGCAGATCGATACCGAACAGAGCCAGGCGCTGGCGGATCAGCAGTCGCTGATCCTCAACACCGACGCCAGCCGGATGCAGGGCTATTATGACGCGGTAGTTGCCGGCGAAGGCCGCGTGGACAAACTGATCGCCGAGGGACAGTCGCTCGCGTCCGAGAGCGGCAAGCCCTACTGGGTCGAAGTCGCCAAGAGCTGGACCGAACTCAAGCCCGTTTTCGACCGCATCCGCGACATGGGCAAGGCGAACCAGAACGAGGAGGCCACGCGACTGTCGAACGAGGTGCAGGTTCCGCTGCTCAAGAAGATGAACGCCAGCGTCGATCGGCTCACCGATTTCCAGAGCGCGAACATGAAGGAAGCCGACGAGGCGACCAACGTGCTCTACGCCGAAAGCCGCATGGTCCTGGTCGTCACCGGCATCATCGCCTTCGTCATCGCCGTGCTCGGTGCCGTCTGGATTTCGCTGACCGTCTCGCGCGGCCTGAAGCGCATTACCGTTGCGCTGGACGCGGTTGCCATCGGCGACCTCGACAACGAAGTCACCGTCACGTCGAACGACGAGATCAAGGACCTGGTTGATACCGTCAACCGCATGACCGGTTCGCTGCGCAAGTCGGCGACGCTGGCCGACACCATCGCACAGGGCGACCTGACGGTCAGCCACACCCCGCTGTCGGACAAGGACAAGCTGGGCCATGCGCTGGTGACGATGGTCGAACGCCTGCGCAATGTCGTCGGTGACGCATCGGGTGCGGCCGACAATGTCGCCGCTGGCAGCCAGCAGCTCTCCGCCTCGTCGGAACAGGTGAGCCAGGGCGCGACCGAACAGGCCGCCGCTGCCGAAGAAGCATCCGCTTCGATGGAAGAGATGGCCGCCAACATCAAACAGAATGCCGACAATGCCGCCCAGACGGAGAAGATCGCGCGCCAGTCGTCGAAGGACGCCGAGGCGAGCGGCGTCGCGGTCGACCGTGCGGTCGGTGCGATGCGGGTCATCGCCGAGAAGATCGGCATCGTGCAGGAAATCGCCCGCCAGACCGACCTGCTGGCGCTGAACGCGGCGGTCGAGGCGGCACGTGCCGGCGAACATGGCCGGGGCTTCGCGGTCGTCGCATCGGAAGTCCGCAAGCTGGCCGAACGCAGCCAGACCGCCGCTGCCGAAATCAGCGCGGTGTCGGGCGACACGGTGCAGGCCGCGGCACAGGCAGGCGAGATGCTGACCAAGCTGGTCCCCGACATCCGCCGGACCGCCGAACTGGTCGCAGAGATCAGCGCCGCATGCCGCGAACAGGATATCGGCGCAGCACAGATCAACCAGGCGCTGCAACAGCTCGACACCGTCACGCAGCAGAACGCGTCGGCATCCGAACAGATCACCTCGACCTCCGAGGAACTGGCGGGTCAGGCGAACGAACTGCAGCAGAGCATCGCCTTCTTCCGCGTCGAACATGCCCATGGCAACCGCCGTCCGGCGGCCACCCGCAAGCCGGCGGCACCACGGGCGAAGGCCCCCGCCGCCAGCCGCGCCAAGCCCAACTCGGTCGCCGACCAGCAGGCCCGCGCACGCGGCTTCGCACTCGACCTGACGCAAGGCGGGCCCGACAGCGACGACGCTGCCTTTGGAGAAGCCGCATGA
- a CDS encoding citrate synthase, which produces MAEDAKLQVAGKDVQFPVRSGTIGPDVIDIRKLYAQTGTFTYDPGFTSTASCDSALTYIDGDEGVLLHRGYPIGQLAEESSFMEVAYLLLNGELPSGDELIKFTGTITRHTMLHEQLAGFYRGFRRDAHPMAVMCGVVGALSAFYHDSTDITDPHQRMVASHRLIAKMPTIAAMAYKYSVGQPFIYPKNDLSYTGNFLRMTFGVPAEEYEVNPVVEKALDRIFILHADHEQNASTSTVRLAGSSGANPFACIAAGIACLWGPAHGGANEAALNMLREIGTPDRIPEYIARAKNKDDPFRLMGFGHRVYKNYDPRATVMQKTVREVFDSLGVNDPVFETALQLEEIALNDDYFREKKLFPNVDFYSGVILSAIGFPTTMFTALFALARTVGWVAQWNEMISDPEQKIGRPRQLYTGPAQRDYVPVGQR; this is translated from the coding sequence ATGGCCGAAGACGCTAAGCTGCAAGTTGCCGGCAAGGACGTCCAATTTCCGGTACGGTCGGGCACCATCGGTCCCGACGTGATCGACATCCGCAAGCTGTATGCGCAGACCGGCACCTTCACCTACGATCCGGGCTTTACCTCGACCGCCAGCTGCGATTCGGCGCTGACCTATATCGACGGTGACGAAGGCGTGCTGCTGCACCGCGGCTATCCGATCGGGCAGCTGGCCGAAGAGTCGAGCTTCATGGAGGTCGCCTATCTGCTGCTGAACGGCGAACTGCCCTCGGGCGACGAGCTGATCAAGTTCACCGGCACCATCACCCGCCACACCATGCTGCACGAACAGCTTGCCGGCTTCTATCGCGGCTTCCGTCGCGACGCGCATCCGATGGCGGTGATGTGCGGCGTGGTCGGCGCGCTGTCGGCCTTCTATCACGATTCGACCGACATCACCGATCCGCACCAGCGGATGGTCGCGTCGCATCGCCTGATCGCGAAGATGCCGACGATCGCCGCCATGGCGTACAAGTACAGCGTGGGCCAGCCGTTCATCTATCCGAAGAACGACCTGAGCTATACCGGCAACTTCCTGCGGATGACCTTCGGCGTTCCGGCCGAGGAATATGAGGTGAACCCGGTCGTCGAAAAGGCGCTGGACCGCATCTTCATCCTGCACGCCGACCACGAACAGAACGCGTCGACCTCGACCGTGCGTCTCGCCGGTTCGTCGGGCGCCAATCCGTTCGCGTGCATCGCGGCCGGTATCGCCTGCCTATGGGGTCCGGCGCATGGCGGCGCCAACGAAGCCGCGCTCAACATGCTGCGCGAAATCGGCACGCCCGATCGCATCCCGGAATATATCGCCCGCGCCAAGAACAAGGACGATCCGTTCCGCCTGATGGGCTTCGGTCACCGCGTGTACAAGAACTACGACCCGCGCGCGACGGTCATGCAGAAGACGGTGCGCGAAGTGTTCGACTCGCTGGGCGTCAACGATCCGGTGTTCGAAACCGCGCTGCAGCTGGAGGAAATCGCGCTCAACGACGATTACTTCCGCGAAAAGAAGCTGTTCCCGAACGTCGATTTCTATTCGGGCGTCATCCTGTCGGCGATCGGTTTCCCGACCACCATGTTCACCGCGCTGTTCGCGCTCGCCCGCACCGTCGGCTGGGTCGCGCAGTGGAACGAGATGATTTCGGACCCCGAACAGAAGATCGGCCGTCCGCGTCAGCTCTACACCGGCCCCGCACAGCGCGATTACGTGCCGGTGGGTCAGCGCTGA